The stretch of DNA ACTGGAGAATCCTCAGCATGAGGAAAACTACTGGAGTGGTCAGTGCAAAGATGGACGTTTTCAGTGCCATTTCTGTGATCGTGATTATAAAAGAGTTGGTTCACTGAAAGCTCACGAGTCCTCATCCCATGGAGTGTCATTAAGTCGCACCAAAAAGAAAAAGGAAGTGAAAACTGATGAAGTTCATGACTACGTCCTAATGTTATTTAAGTTGGTAATGCTCCATAGGAACTTTGATAGTGGTGTAGATATGGGAGATGGTGGCCGCTGTGTCCGCTCTGCTAAGTATGAGCTTCCAATCtatcacaaaacacacaaaattaAATACACTATTTGCTCTGTGCATACTACAGCTATGGCTTCAGGTCTTCTTACAGCAGACCAGGAGGAACGATTCATAAGCAACAGGTTCGTTAATTTGCAGGGcggaaaaaacaacaacattgcCTTGGACGAGTATATCGAAATGCTGAACCGTGACAGCAAGGCTTCATGTACAGGTcacaaaacaaaagaaagtATTTTGCGACACTCCAAAGAGTATCCTTTAATCATACTGCTGACAAAGAAATTGGAGGAGGCCAGTGAGTTTGGCCAAAGGAAGGGTTTCCATCATCTGCCATCCTATAATGCAGATGTTCAGAAGGTACTTAAAGACTTAGTAGAGCATGATGTCTTCAGGACCGATCACACAAGGAAACTTCACAAAAGGCTTCCTGGTCTGGACAGAAATCCATTTTCAAACTGTTCGCAAGATTTGCCAACCATGCTACATCGGCATAGACCTTGGTCCCCATATGGACGATTAAGAGACTGCAAGTTTTAAGTTTAGTTGTGTAGTACCACTGCATGAGTTATGCAGTTACACTTCAGGCCAAGAAGAGTTCTTCACGGTTACTTTTAATGTTTAGAATAACCTCCCTTGAAATCAATATAGTTAAATGTAAAACTTTTTCTCCTGTTAGTAACAATTTCAGAGtatatataacaagaggcccaatgggcttTAACAGCCATCTgttcattaataaaatatataggcCCTAGTCTGTAATGGTTGAATGCCAAGGTCATGTCTCTGTTAAACCAATATGTAACTGTCATAACCATTATATAATAAAACTCAAAAGTTACTGTTTAAATGAATCAAATTTGGTTTGGGAagcaatatataatgtattcaCTTCCATGAgaatcttttcatttttatgcaaCATGCTGTGTTTAGTATGTGTACATTGTAGTTTACAGAAATATAATTTAGCTGCTTCAATTCACACAGCCATTTGAATTGGTAGGACTGTATTAATCGGAATAATCCATTTGTTTCTTATATTAAAAAGCTATATTCGCTGGACCTCTTTCAgggaaaaaatgacaaaataacaaaataaagttttttatagatatattatcCATTTCAATGAATCAAAATTCACTTGTGCTTTCATATACAAGTATCATTACACATGTAGCAGTTGGGATTTTCACGATTATACTGATAATAatgattgtacatgtattctgCATATTATGAATGACTGAACATGTATAATAAAGAGAaggaaaagtaaaataaattcatgACTAATTTTTCTAAGGCcaacaaaaaaaatgtctgtttagggtttcCCGACCAACCTTAAATTTTTACCCCCACCCTAATTTTTGTCcacttttttttgaaaaatataatttaaagtcGGGTGTTTCATCTCAGACTCCAGTTCCGGCCACTAGATACCGGCCACTACTTTAGAGTGAAGGACACTAAAAAACCCCAAAACATCCCCACCTACCGACCTgaattttttttgccaatgtaactcTAAATAGACATATTCTTTTTTATGGCCTAGCTATAATGCATGTTTACAAATTAAAActtaaagtatatatacatgcagaTTTCTTTAATAAACGAAAAAAGTAAAAATCAGTTAATTGTTGATAACATATACCTTTCTTTTATGAACACAATTTAACACAACTAGTAGTACTATTTAAGGACATATGTGCTAAGTAATCTGACTAATCAAAACATAGTTACATATCTTCACCACAAAAAGTTAAGACATTTTGAGAAATACAGAACAAATAcctggtattttttttttcattttacatatacaaataagAATTTCTGCCAAAAATCCTCACATTAACATTGATTGTGTAGTGAAATGCTTACAGGAAGCCAAGTTGTGGACTATAATTATttcaattcacattttttgtgttaatagtAATTGTAGAGTGACTTTTGCAGATATGTTTGCAATTTTTATCtattcataaaacatacaaacaagaACTTGTTTACAGTGCCAAAACATCTGTTGTTACTTAATGTTCATAActcatcaaatattttaatctgGATTTGATGGTTTTCACACAGACTTTATCACCTTATGGCTTTCAATATATTACTCAACGTAATAAAGAACAAATAGCTATAGTTTGTCAAAATTGTCGTGGCACATATagcttttaaatatattttatataccatGTTGAACTGGTTGCAGTACAaatcatagacaaaagtatgcacattttaatcataatcaCCTAAATCAATGTCTTCTAATTCTGCATCATCAGAAAAATCATCGTCATCAGGATTATCTGACTCTACCTCATCTACTGAACTGTCACCCAGGAAGAGTTTCTCAAGGGGAAGTAATGAACAATCTCCACAAGTACAGGTAGCCTGGCATATGTCGCAACAAGTACAGTCCCCGATGTTAGATTTCAGTTTCTCAAGTTCGTCTTCCTTTAGAAATGACTCCATCATACTAAGCCTCCGACATTCATTTTTCTGGTACAACTTTTTAACATCTGGATCACATTGACGAAGATGATGGGAATTGTGTACAAGTATGGCCACAGCCTTTTCACCGTCTCTTCCTGCTCGTCCAATTTCTTGCACTACATCAAGCATTGAATTTGGAGGACCATATAAAATGATACCAGACAGTTTTTTAAAATCTACTCCCATACCCAAAGCATTCGTCGAAACAATCACCCGTAACTCACTTTCACTATCACTTATGGAGGACAATACATGTTCTTTAACCATTTCCTCTGTCTCAGAATGGAACATTGATATTGAACACTTGAGATGATCAGGTAATTCATCTGTTATGTAGTCATAGATTTTGGCAACTTCTCCAATTGATTTACAATAGACAAGAATTCTGGGGAACGTGTTTCCTTGTAGGAGTCCATCTACTAACCACGTAAAAGCCATTTCTACATCATTAGGACTTTTCTTTATAACAAACTTAATGTTCCTTTTGTCCGGTGATACATAAACGTATGTATAATTATGTCGAAACATCACAGCTTTCATGACACGCTGTTGGACTTTCAAGGTACATGTGGCACTTAAAGCCAAAAGTGTAGCATTTGGGAATAAAGACCGCAGCTCTCCAAGTTCCCCAAACCATTTTCTGAAGGCTTTCTTTCGCTGCTCTTTGTCATCTTGTCccctgataaaaatataaaggaTACCGGTAACATggaaaatcttcaaatgaatatttttaacTACAGAATATTGGTTCTTCATATTTTActgtgaaaaaataaataatcactTATAATGATTTGTTCAGTATGTCACGTGTATATAGCTTGCTCTGGATATTGTTGAATTCAAAAtgtatatagagaatacatggttagtatcttacaatgcaaggtttattttggtgcgaaaCTTAGGCTGTCCGTgtcaaacaccaaaataaaacttgtactgtaagatactaactgtatttatcctgcaaccaatATGACATTCAACGTTTATCCAGCAGTAGCTATCTGTCAGTTTGCagggcagttgcaggataaataagTTTGTTGGGTTTGAAAAGCAGGTTGTATTggttgaaaatgacaaaaacattATTAATCTTACCATGTGGAAATCAAATGAAATTCGTCAATTACTATAGTTGACACATTCATTTGTCCTAATGATTCTCTCTGCTCATCCAGCAACACCTCAGGACTTCCAAAGACAATGTCTATTTTGCCGTCCAAAATGTCTCTATCCAATTCTGGACTCTTTCCTgtgataatataaaaaatataagtcTTCTCAACAAAAAAATCTCAAAGGTTTCATGTCGTTTCGATCACACATGAATTTTCAGACTTTTTTTATGGAAACCAGCATGGTAGTGTTtacttaattgaaataaatttgagaGGCAATCGTACACATACGATGGCGAAAATTGATACTCGTCGAGAGCTGGTCGATTAGGCTAGTACGGGCAAGTTCAGTGTGCGGCGGCCATTTTTTGATATAGCCTTTATTGGCACCGGCGTGGATGTGATGCTTTGGAGTATGCTAAATTTATTACTTTGGCATTTGACATTGGTATTATATCGCCTACCTTTCTGTGCTGCCGTGACACCTTCTATGGCATTCGCCCTCTCTATCTGGTCTTTCATAAGGGATATCAAGGGACAACACACTAGTACGATGCCTGTGGTTCCCATTTCTTTTTGGATGAGTGGCAGTACCTGGAATGGCAGAGACTTCCCGAATCCTGTTGGGAGAACGGCCATGCAGTCTTTCTTGTCTAACAGGCTATTGATTATCTTTATCTGTTCTTCTTTCAGTTGTAGTTTTAGTCGCGACGATACGTTCTTTATGTACGCagccatatttgtttacaaatatatagAACCGAACTGATTCTAGGAGGCGATTTCTGATTGGTCgaagtatgacgtcattgcCAATTTTTCATTGGCCTTCAAATCTaggccaggggtcatgctgaggtgaccccgaacggggtatcgttagatcttgtattgaagcgtaacgtagagtatcgtagtgggagcggaattacaagtctaattttaattagattgtccGGCGGTGTATACCCCACGATGTTTAGATGCTGTGAAGTTTAATGCAATGAAATGACTTAACGAGCTCCGGCGGTGTATACCCTACGATGTTTAGATGCTGTGAGGTTTAAGGCAATGAAATAACTGAACGAGCTCCGGCGGTGTATACCCCACGATGTTTAGATGCTGTGAGGTTTAAGGCAATGAAATAACTGAACGAGCTCCGGCGGTGTATACCCCACGATGTTTAGATGCTGTGAGGTTTAAGGCAATGAAATGACTTAACGAGCTCCGGCGGTGTATACCCCACGATGTTTAGATGCTGTGAGGTTTAAGGCAATGAAATGACTTAACGAGCTCCGGCGGTGTATACCCCACGATGTTTAGATGCTGTGAGGTTTAAGGCAATGAAATGACTTAACGGGCTCCGGCGGTGTATACCCCACGATGTTTAGATGCTGTGAGGTTTAAGGCAATGAAATGACTTAACAAGCTCCGGCGGTGTATACCCCCGCGATGTTTAGATGCTGTGAGGTTTAAGGCAATGAAATGACTTAACGAGCTCCGGCGGTGTATACCCCGCGATGTTTAAATGCTGTGAGGTTTAAGGCAATGAAATGACTTAACGGGCTCCGGCGGTGTATACCCCACGATGTTTAGATGCTGTGAGGTTTAAGGCAATGAAATGACTTAATGAGCTCCGGCGGTGTATACCCCACGATGTTTAGATGCTGTGAGGTAAGGCAATGAAATGACTTAACGAGCTCCGGCGGTGTATACCCCACGATGTTTAGAATGTGTGAGGTTTAAGGCAATGAAATGACTTAACGGGCTCCGGCGGTGTATACCCCACGATGTTTAGAATGTGTGAGGTTTAAGGCAATGAAAATAACTGAACGAGCTCCGGCGGTGTATACCCCACGATGTTTAAATGCTGTGAGGTTTAAGGCAATGTAATAACTTAACGAGCTCCGGCGGTGTATACCCCACGATGTTTAGATGCTGTAAGGTAAGGCAATGAAATGACTTAACGAGCTCCGGCGGTGTATACCCCACGATGTTTAGAATGTGTGAGGTAAGGCAATGAAATAACTTAACGAGCTCCGGCGGTGTATACCCCACGATGTTTAGATGCTGTGAGGTTTAAGGTAATGAAATGACTTAACGATCTCCAGCGGTGTATATATAGAACAggttagaaaaaaaaagtttttaagaCAAACTTAGAAAACCCTTTAATATTGATGCCACGCCCTATACCATTcaattgtatgtttatttattggTTACATAATGCGACAACTGGATTATACCGGTTTTAACGTGAGTGCATTAATTTGAACAGTTATCATTTAAATAGGTTTGCATCTTTTACGTACGAACGGTTTTATGAAACTCTTAAACTGTTTTATTTACTACGTAAATTAATCACGATATAGGCAAGAACTAGACCAAGTAAAAATAACCTCACTTCAATGTCTCTCCGAGTATCGACTTACTGCACCAAGGTCAAGTATAGtatgcatattttatctttaaaatatcaCAGACTAGTATTGACAATGGTGTCTTTAAGATGACAAAAGAATTGGAAGAGATGGAGTAATATGATATGACACGCGGCTCGATGTCCATCAATTCAATGACCCTTTAATGTTTGTGTGTGCAAACCCTTTTCATCGTCAAAGTCAAACATCTCATTTGATGTAAATAATGGGTGGATACCAAAATAAAAAGGTACGCGGTAAGTGTAATATATTCAACGCCTTGATGTATTCGAGTAGACATTAGCTTACACGCGTACGACATGGCTTATCCTGTTAAGCTGCTGACCTATATAGCTACTGAGTGTTGTGAGTTCCATGTATATAGGTTATACATTTACTGGTATAGCTTACTGCTGTATCATTAAAACGGATAATATGACTGAAATCAAGACCTTAATTAAGAACTAATTCAAGTACTCTAAACGATGACTTATTTCATGCTAATTTAATTGATttcaaactttgtaattgtggACATTCTATTAAAAAtgcttttcacttttttttaattgcaataAGTATGTAGATCAGAGAATAAAGTGGTACCGTGAGTTAAATGACTTCATCCCACTGGACCTTCAGCTAATTTTACATAGCAGTCAAGAATTATCCAAAGCAgacaatgaaaaaatatttctgcACACTCAGAAATATATTAACGATACAAAAAGATTTTGATTTCTGTACATTCTCTATCACCTACCTCTTTCTATTCAAGTTACAATTGTGCAAGCCTTCCTAATGTTTTCCAACATATCTCTATTCAGTACTtaatacatttgatatattgtgtatttgaaataattcatatatatatgtaaaccaAGAAAAAAGTACGGAACACATCTAGTATAGCGGACCCCATTTTTTCCGCGAAATATCACGAGTTTATTGACGGCgacctgtatatatagtgaCCGCGTGAGCGGGcggtcaaaaataaaaaatatgggttttttatgcaaaaaaatgttaaaatttgagCTTACCGTGTCCTTTTTTGGTTAAAAACTGAAGTTTTCAACAAAGTTTTTAACTAGGGATCATGCGGAAAACATTGTAGACTGTACGAGAAAAAAATTCGGGATTTCGTTTTGGTTGTTAGCCGAGCACGCGCTGAACATGCGCAATGAGTGATTTTACggactttgattttatttgtaaacacaaGTACACGTGTAGTTTACGATGGTGACGATTCGAATGAATGATATATGacagaaataatgaaaacgTGGCAATATCCATCCACTGGCTTATTGAAATTGGATCATTATTCAGTTTGTCAGGTAAATATTGCTCAACAGAGGAAAATTTGGCGTGGAAAAGACAGCGACTCAGTGTTCACATGTGCTGGCCATGGTCCAAACATTATCGAAGATCACACTGAGGCTAAAGTTCCTTTCAAATGTCCTAGAAttgtttttttagatatttcaaATGCTACAAAAACAGTTAGATGAGTTCAAGATGTAAAAttgagggtttttttttttcttttcctcgGGGTTTCACCCCCGAACCCCCGTCGGCTCTTCGAAGCggtgattcaaaatggcgacaTATTTACATGACCCGTAGCAACCTCTGACATGCGCACTGATTATTATGTTTCTAAACTTCCGGGGTCCGCTATACTAGAAACTTCCCAAAAGTACGTGTCCATGTAgagtttaatatataaaaaaaaaagtcaacgactttcctcttgtacattcaccatttcatgatggctcttcaggaatatgtttatttttcaaagaacaaattaatgacgtcacaaatagcgTGACGTCACAAGATACACATGTTTACATAACAACAATATGAAGTTGCGCCATTTTCTATTATGgcctattccgtctttgcatattgcagaattagctcccttgcgggtaggtatcgattgttacgtcattattttgtgagcgcaatctacgtcgttttctccgaaacgtatgacgttacgctcgcaaacacatgacgtcacaatcaaagGCTACACAGCCAATATTTCctaacctgaatttcaggtcaagatttcttgaaattcctgaaattcacctgaaattgaccagaactTCTGGtaaatttcaggtgaaattcaggtcaagatttcttgacctgaaattctggtcgatttctggtcaatttcaggttaagatttcttgacctgaatttcaggtcaaatttcaagagaaattctggtcaatttcaggtgaaggtttcttgacctgaaattcaggtcaaatttCATGCGAAATTCTGGtgaatttcaggtgaatttcaggtcaagaaatcttcacctgaaattcaggttaaGAAATCTTGACACgaaattcaggtcaagaaatcttaacctgaatttcaggtcaagatttcttgacctgaaattctggTCATTATCAGGTCAATTTCtggtcaagaaatcttgacctAAAATTCAGGTTAAGAAATCTtcacctgaatttcaggtcaaatttgggtcaagaaatcttgacctgaaattctggTTAAGATTTCCTTGGGTGACTTTCAGGTCACCcaaaatttttcaaattttctttggATCATTTACTGGATACTGTTATGGCTTTCATTGATCTActttctattaaaaataatttgtaaaattgtcTATTAAAATGATTCCTCCAGTATAAAAAACGTCTGAAAAAAAAGACATTGTAAGTGTTTTAAAGCAGTATTTATTTTGcagttaagaaaaaaaaaactgctaCATAAAACTTAAGCACATGTTTTGCTTATCATTTGTAGCAAAGAGCGATAACTCTTTACCAATATCTTGTTTGATCATCACTTTGGACAGAGAAATATGCAGATTATGCAtgatatatataccggtatgtacaAAAGTTCCTTCTCTGACACATAGCaattgtacttataattacaaaattcGGTAATAATTGGTATATACACTAATGAAGTTaactttttacatatatgtacatgcttTGTACAAAGTATGATGTGGGTTTTGTCAGTTTGCTATATATGGAGCTGTGTATATGACCAGAGGTGTTGCCTTGTAGCCAATCAAATCCCTTGTTGCCATGGTCAAGCCTGTTACTTGAGAGTAGCCGTCGCTTGTTGACCTAACCAATAATTCAGACAAACAGAGTATGGACTCCTCACTCCAATTCAGGGGTTACAGGCACTGACTGGCCCCAGATATCTGCAATCTCATACCAACAGAAGGCAGCAGTCCATCcatttagggagaaagaaaacctaaaaaaatagaaataaaaaacaaatgccACAATGAATATGATGTTGACTAAGTAAATATCATGATAGCATGTACATAGTGTATGTATTACTAGATGTTTCTGTGGTTTGCCGGCACgcataaaatatgaatattggtcTTAATTAACCGcaagtaaaaaagaaaaacattttgttatttgttcGTCAAATTACCAAGTCATGTTATTCATCCCGAAAACCATTTGTGTCTTTTACCAAGTTAATTAATTATGGACATTTGATCTATCCGAAGGTATTACAACAAGTATTTAAAATTCTACATGGTTAGTATAAAACCATTCTCCAACTCCAACTGAAAAGTCCTTATTTCTTACATTAGAAATGTATGTGTTTCAAACAAGGTAAATGTTAACcacattatataaaatttacaagCAGGACCTTAATGtcacaaaagaaatatattgacTAAGTAAGTTTCATAAATTTCAGAAAGACAACTCGTATTTCAGTATGAAATCATTTCAGATGTGAAAAAATACCTGATCTTCGTAGCCGAAGAGGCATGGCTAGTTTGCTGATCTTCAATTTTCAAACACTGTCACGTCTGGAGAAAAGTGCTGTTTGTGGCCATGCATTTTAATGTGGTCAGTCTGAAATATTCAACAGTTGTCATTAATAAAGTTTTACAACAAAGAGGCTACAATACTAGTGCCTTTTTGTTATGATCAATGCCTAGacatataaattataatgttgGAAAGTCACTATTAGATCATGTACATATTTGTGAAAATGGGTACATACTTTTTATATATGTTAGGTCCATGGCAAGTCTTTCACAGACCCATGtgtatgaaaaagaaaaaaaaaaaaaaattgtgactaaattaaatattacatcTGTAGAACAAATCATATGCAGCGTAACTcaagattgtctccccttattaGTAGTTATTACTACAAATAGTTCAGAATAGGGTCCAGCCTGGACAATCAAATCACTGTGAACttggcttttattttttacctTTCTCTTAGAACATAGGGTCAATGACCTGAATGTAGTGTATTAAACATTAGCTCTGGGTTATAGAATTGAACTACATATGTATCCTTCAAATTTCATCACCATAAGTCATATATTTAACACTTCAGAAATGCAGGGCTTTGCAGGATATTATTAGATAAGAAGAGGATGAAGAGCCAGTTCTTATACAATATATCTCACTTTATTCAAAGGGAAGATATTatgaagtatacatgtatatggtataaCATACCACATGAGTTATAGCAATCTAATTTTAAAGTTAATTATGGAATAAAACttacaatgaataaaaacttTGCTCCCAATACACTTATCAATACAGTGACATTCATATGTACAATATcatacaaacttttttttccatattttgtttGCTTACCAAATAAAAAAGTTTGGGTAAGTTCTTCTTGCCCAGTCCTGGAATATTTTTCttgattaaaatcaattttatatctccggtatttaatttcaaagacatcaATCTGTCAAATCtggaaaattaaagaaaaataaactaATGATGGCAATTTAACATGTTTGTATAtctgacatatacatgtatgtacatatatacattttgtgtatgtaactatatgtacCTATAGGTTAACTACCCGTATTTACTTGGGGTTATTGAATCAATATTGCAAGTAAGGTTCTTTAAAGATTTACTTTTCCCTATTACACCATGCTGATAACTGTTCtcttaaaataaacttttacaGAACTATCGAATCAGTTAAAAGTTATATAAATGTCCTCATCAAAGACTAGACATACAAAATGTCATTATAAGTATCcacaattaatttcaatattctatattttcatgatagcaaaatataagaaaatatattattaaataatcatataattatatttagcCATTGGTTGTCAgttatttactataaataatctATGTATTTCAAAAGTGCATATTGATAAGATTCACAAAGAAAACATCAATATTGGATCTGAATTAATATTCAGTTGACACAATATGTACCATAGATAAATTTAAGAACAAATTAAAGaatgtttacaaaacataaatgcCATCATTGAATCAggattatattaattataaaattattattgtatCTAAATTAAAGCATCACTACTCTGgtatttctattttcttagtctagtgatttttttttcattaaaaaagctGTGTCGAAAACATGAAGGGATCCTTTCCTGGTAGgtacatttacataattatacactatatttattaatttgtgaagctgcagAATAATGTATACCAATGTAAACTTCgccatttatatatataaacattatccATAATGGTGTGGAATTTATACAATTACCACACTGAAGTTGTGATAACACAAACAGCTAGTgttcatgttttatttgatttcttatttAACCTTTATTCTTTATATAAGCTTTTTTTTACGCAAGGTTATGGACAAAAGAGAATGATGACAGTCTTGAGTCTTATAAATATAGTTAGTTCTACATGTAGAATTATTATATGTAGATTTCTACATGTACTATGTAGTCTACATGTAGGGTacaattaatgtacatgtatacttctTCATGCCAATCAtgattataaatgtaatttgaaGGATTCATTACAGTATGGGTTGTGACAATCTAATTCACTGAATATGGATATGCATACACTCCATACAGTACCTGATGATACACAAACTACTAGACTCTACATAGAGTAGACCTACAAACAGTAGGCCTATTGGACATAATGTATACACCTTTATTTTTGGGTCAGATGGACTGGGCTTTCTTACGGATTTATTTTGGCTTTAATTTTAGGTactttgtaaatatatggaGTCATAAAAAGACACACTAAAACTACTGTCTTAATCAGAACCTCCCCGCTTCCGGGCGGCAtaggatttatttttcatcagaTGTTGGCTTCTCAAACTTACTTTGTGATTGTCGTATTTTTTTCCGATAACATAGTTAAGCTGCTTGTAATATCGCTGACAGTTAGGCATCCTAGTCGTAGTGTACCGGCAAACATCATATATCGTAATGTATTACACCACATTCACTAATATTGAcgatataatcaaaatattgtgacAATATCAAAAGCCACCGTCTTGATCTGTTGTCACAGACTCCATCCAATCTGGGTCGATGAGATGTTTGACTCCATCGATCCGTAAATGATAAACATATCGATGATCTAGATTTTAGCTAGAGCGCCATCTATATCGAGCAGACGTAAACAACAGCACGTGCGCGTTTTGACTACAGAGGCCGGGATGTTGACAATCTTCCGTAGAAAATGAGTAGAGGCGAAAGAAGTTGTTTCAGGTAATCCATCGATATGAATATTAAATTTAGACgagtttttttctctctcataaaacaaacgaggttgttttttttgttgatcAGACAATATTTGTGAAAAGTTTCATTGGGGTCCTGACCCAGACCTTGGGATATTTTTTCCTTGCggttattttattagatttccCTAGGAATATGATTCGTTAAGCCCATAACTGCAATAATTGCCAATTTAGGAAAATTTAATAAAAGCATGAcagtaaattgaaattttgtcaaaatacagaaaaaatatgactGAAGTAGCCTAGCCAGTACATGTAAAT from Argopecten irradians isolate NY chromosome 15, Ai_NY, whole genome shotgun sequence encodes:
- the LOC138309865 gene encoding ATP-dependent DNA helicase RecQ-like, encoding MAAYIKNVSSRLKLQLKEEQIKIINSLLDKKDCMAVLPTGFGKSLPFQVLPLIQKEMGTTGIVLVCCPLISLMKDQIERANAIEGVTAAQKGKSPELDRDILDGKIDIVFGSPEVLLDEQRESLGQMNVSTIVIDEFHLISTWGQDDKEQRKKAFRKWFGELGELRSLFPNATLLALSATCTLKVQQRVMKAVMFRHNYTYVYVSPDKRNIKFVIKKSPNDVEMAFTWLVDGLLQGNTFPRILVYCKSIGEVAKIYDYITDELPDHLKCSISMFHSETEEMVKEHVLSSISDSESELRVIVSTNALGMGVDFKKLSGIILYGPPNSMLDVVQEIGRAGRDGEKAVAILVHNSHHLRQCDPDVKKLYQKNECRRLSMMESFLKEDELEKLKSNIGDCTCCDICQATCTCGDCSLLPLEKLFLGDSSVDEVESDNPDDDDFSDDAELEDIDLGDYD